Proteins encoded together in one Planctopirus ephydatiae window:
- a CDS encoding BatA domain-containing protein: MFGFDAYSFAIAGLVAAASPLLIHLFNRRRFRQVEWAAMEFLRKAIERQKRILHLRDWLLLILRMSALICLGLALARPWVSGGSAWMTSLFVVAGLVGMAGMAAMVINQGFKARAIAATVSLFSLVAICGLWWSLGAGNTGGAGLASSLNPVHAILILDNSRSMGAGVISGTRWDAARRSSLEFLSSLPPGSRATVLPLAGSSDSWPTDPFRSMDDARQAIEQIRVADTIGSPRLAAELALEASRTSTDLPVKRVVIFSDLQGALWKDASLKERFEELADVQIVPCGTADSGNVHIASLAVEDGLISVETPARIIARIEAGADQAPTTVYARLLADRTEVANQVIPLLPNQQYEAEFFWSYDGQVDPERPQWVELTLEISSETPEADLLLADNRRTILAPVLTAVPIVFVDQWGEQANAAKGQIGETEALQHLLAPRSTSEFAHRPLYQVIRRRIDELDQETLAQARCVVIAGIERPGVTTQLLLEYVRQGGPLLICAGGEFDPRGWMEDAWLDGEGLLPLPLETEFLGTTPEESPNQLMPFAITSESLNSELFQVEGEDPQAIKSLFESVLFFKAVKANASQESIDAILQSVQQRMAFKAGLGSGSSADQQSRLPAAQTANWWNWRAPSTPLRQELQQLTELKRTEHDQFPQNQIQQKPTDLTQPSEPQSRNLLASPLQSKTEIDERLSKLARRETPQVLARYSTDNLPFLIERQVEDGRVLFCTSGITSDWNLIRLSPAMFMYHRLLTQMASQSLPQRNFEAGSRIQWLAPTTSDSLLLKRPEGSVNVVSVEALSSDVYGYIVRRPVMSGLYEFQSQGSDASANPAPDASTPVDNSQTGNQSTASGIEKRAIYSVAVSAPAIESSLETLPTDELVELVSSAHVRVLAAGEKPLLTGGSHRGQSLWQLAIGLMIASLLLEMFVASRRAFSGRKGAQP, encoded by the coding sequence ATGTTCGGTTTTGATGCCTACAGTTTCGCTATCGCTGGTCTGGTCGCTGCTGCGTCGCCACTGCTGATCCATTTGTTCAATCGCCGTCGATTTCGACAGGTTGAGTGGGCAGCCATGGAGTTTCTCCGCAAGGCGATCGAGCGCCAGAAAAGAATTCTGCATTTGCGAGACTGGCTGCTGCTCATTCTGCGTATGAGTGCATTGATCTGCCTCGGTCTCGCTTTGGCCAGGCCCTGGGTTTCTGGCGGTTCTGCCTGGATGACGAGTTTATTCGTTGTGGCTGGTCTCGTTGGGATGGCAGGCATGGCCGCCATGGTGATCAATCAAGGATTCAAGGCCCGCGCCATTGCTGCCACCGTCAGTTTGTTTTCGTTGGTCGCAATCTGCGGGTTATGGTGGAGCCTGGGAGCCGGGAACACAGGGGGTGCTGGTCTCGCCAGCTCACTGAATCCTGTGCATGCCATTCTGATACTCGATAACAGTCGGAGTATGGGAGCGGGTGTCATCAGTGGAACACGCTGGGATGCTGCCCGAAGATCGTCACTGGAGTTTTTGAGCAGTTTACCACCCGGAAGCCGTGCCACAGTCCTGCCACTGGCGGGAAGCTCTGACTCCTGGCCGACAGATCCTTTTCGCTCGATGGATGATGCCCGGCAGGCGATTGAGCAGATTCGAGTGGCCGATACGATTGGCTCACCACGTTTAGCTGCCGAACTCGCCTTAGAAGCGAGTCGAACTTCAACGGATCTGCCCGTCAAGCGGGTCGTGATCTTTTCCGATCTGCAAGGGGCGCTCTGGAAAGATGCTTCACTCAAGGAGCGTTTTGAAGAGTTAGCCGATGTGCAGATTGTTCCCTGTGGAACTGCCGATTCCGGCAATGTTCACATTGCCAGCCTCGCGGTTGAAGATGGCCTGATCAGTGTCGAGACACCGGCCCGGATCATCGCTCGAATTGAAGCGGGTGCCGATCAAGCTCCCACAACGGTGTATGCCCGCTTGCTCGCTGACCGGACTGAGGTTGCCAATCAGGTCATTCCTCTATTGCCCAATCAGCAATACGAGGCTGAATTCTTCTGGAGTTACGATGGCCAGGTCGATCCAGAGCGTCCGCAATGGGTCGAATTAACACTTGAAATCTCTTCCGAGACTCCTGAAGCCGATCTTCTTCTGGCAGACAATCGTCGTACGATTCTGGCGCCCGTGCTGACAGCCGTCCCGATTGTGTTTGTCGATCAATGGGGTGAACAGGCCAATGCGGCCAAAGGACAAATTGGCGAGACCGAGGCTTTGCAGCATCTGCTGGCCCCCAGGTCAACCTCTGAATTTGCACACCGTCCTCTCTATCAGGTCATCCGTCGCCGCATCGATGAACTTGATCAGGAAACTCTCGCTCAGGCTCGTTGTGTTGTTATCGCCGGAATTGAACGACCCGGTGTCACAACACAATTACTGCTCGAATATGTCCGGCAAGGTGGCCCTCTTTTGATTTGTGCCGGCGGTGAATTTGATCCCCGTGGCTGGATGGAGGATGCCTGGCTGGATGGCGAAGGTCTGTTGCCTCTCCCTCTGGAAACAGAGTTTCTCGGAACAACACCGGAAGAATCACCTAACCAGCTCATGCCATTTGCAATCACCTCAGAATCATTGAACAGCGAGTTATTTCAGGTTGAGGGCGAAGACCCTCAAGCCATCAAGTCGCTTTTTGAATCGGTGCTGTTTTTCAAGGCCGTTAAAGCTAATGCCAGTCAAGAATCGATCGATGCCATCCTGCAGTCTGTCCAACAGCGAATGGCGTTCAAGGCCGGCCTTGGGAGTGGATCATCTGCCGATCAGCAGTCTCGCTTGCCGGCTGCGCAAACGGCGAACTGGTGGAACTGGAGAGCACCCAGCACTCCACTTCGCCAGGAACTTCAGCAGCTGACGGAGTTAAAACGGACTGAACACGATCAATTCCCACAGAATCAAATTCAGCAGAAGCCGACGGATCTGACACAACCGTCCGAACCGCAGTCCCGCAACTTATTGGCATCACCTCTGCAATCTAAAACAGAAATCGATGAGCGGCTTTCTAAGTTGGCTCGCCGGGAAACGCCTCAGGTTCTCGCCAGGTACTCAACGGATAACTTGCCTTTTCTCATTGAGCGGCAAGTCGAAGATGGTCGCGTCCTCTTTTGCACCAGCGGTATTACCAGCGACTGGAACCTCATACGCCTCTCACCAGCGATGTTCATGTACCATCGACTGCTCACACAGATGGCGTCTCAATCATTGCCACAAAGAAATTTTGAAGCCGGCTCCCGCATCCAGTGGTTAGCTCCCACGACCAGCGATTCTCTGCTTCTCAAACGGCCCGAAGGATCTGTCAATGTCGTTTCCGTGGAAGCCCTGAGTTCCGATGTCTATGGCTACATCGTTCGACGGCCAGTCATGTCGGGGCTCTATGAATTTCAGTCACAAGGGAGTGATGCTTCTGCAAATCCTGCCCCTGATGCGAGCACTCCTGTCGATAATTCTCAAACGGGTAATCAATCGACCGCTTCCGGAATTGAAAAGCGGGCCATTTATTCTGTGGCTGTCAGTGCCCCTGCGATCGAATCCAGTCTCGAAACATTACCCACAGATGAACTTGTCGAACTGGTTTCATCAGCACATGTTCGTGTTCTTGCAGCAGGGGAAAAACCTTTGCTGACTGGTGGCAGCCATCGTGGCCAGAGCTTATGGCAACTGGCAATTGGATTGATGATCGCGTCTTTGCTCCTCGAAATGTTTGTTGCTTCGCGGCGAGCTTTCTCAGGAAGGAAAGGAGCGCAGCCATGA
- a CDS encoding MFS transporter, giving the protein MSHDPLAASQANSDSSRSKDWGKWMALTAALLGWMFDGAEMGVFSMVGRRAVQDLLGIPLIATKEQEALIGPVFGMIIAVFLVGAATGGVLFGWLGDRVGRVRAMSLSVLTYAIFTGLCGFAQTPLQLGVLRFIAALGMGGEWSLGVALVMEVWPNRSRALMAGLIGAAANAGYFLVGIVGILLTQVIKSLESGLLWAGLPEATVQMLVAYDGWRIMMMLGTLPAVLTFFFRIFVPESERWLEEKAGGSTASMSSVDLWGVLIGTAGPALVIAMCVLPGIIMPLRLLGIVSGVVIAAGGFLFPAIRFVQRDRALGRVPPLQFPIQRMLLGAGLSGVALLGTWGSTQWAMAWAGQLTQGMDRTELGLLWQHPKEYTQLTTSTGAIVGTILAAYFGNLLGRRVSYFALCILSLLSVLGFYQLQNQYGPMFLFTSFILGVMTASFYGWLPLYLPELFSTRLRATGQGFAFNFGRVIAAIGALQIGSLLALLKDVQTLAGVQGGYAVACSVICLVYIAGAILIWFAPETNGKGLPE; this is encoded by the coding sequence ATGAGTCATGATCCTCTGGCTGCATCTCAGGCCAATTCTGATTCGTCTCGATCGAAAGACTGGGGCAAGTGGATGGCTTTGACAGCCGCACTCCTGGGATGGATGTTCGACGGCGCTGAAATGGGTGTCTTTTCGATGGTGGGCCGCCGGGCGGTTCAGGATCTGTTGGGCATCCCGCTCATTGCCACCAAAGAACAGGAGGCGTTGATTGGCCCCGTTTTCGGAATGATCATTGCCGTCTTTCTCGTGGGAGCAGCGACTGGCGGTGTGCTGTTCGGTTGGCTGGGTGATCGCGTCGGACGAGTACGCGCCATGAGTCTTTCGGTGCTCACGTATGCCATTTTTACGGGACTTTGTGGTTTCGCCCAGACTCCTTTGCAACTGGGGGTCTTGAGATTTATTGCAGCACTGGGCATGGGTGGCGAATGGTCGCTGGGGGTCGCACTCGTCATGGAAGTCTGGCCCAATCGTTCGCGCGCACTCATGGCGGGGCTCATTGGTGCTGCTGCCAATGCCGGCTATTTTCTCGTTGGTATTGTCGGAATTTTGCTCACCCAGGTGATTAAGTCGCTGGAGAGCGGCTTGTTATGGGCAGGCTTACCGGAAGCCACTGTTCAGATGCTTGTAGCCTATGATGGTTGGCGGATCATGATGATGCTCGGCACATTACCCGCTGTCCTGACTTTCTTCTTTCGGATCTTTGTCCCTGAATCTGAACGCTGGCTGGAGGAGAAAGCTGGTGGCAGTACAGCCTCCATGTCCTCTGTCGATCTCTGGGGTGTTCTTATTGGAACTGCAGGCCCGGCACTCGTGATTGCCATGTGTGTCCTGCCGGGAATCATCATGCCACTGCGTCTTCTCGGGATTGTGTCGGGCGTTGTGATTGCTGCCGGTGGCTTTCTATTCCCTGCGATTCGGTTTGTTCAGCGGGATCGCGCTTTAGGGCGTGTCCCGCCATTGCAGTTTCCCATTCAACGCATGCTCCTGGGTGCCGGTCTGAGTGGTGTGGCACTCCTGGGTACCTGGGGCTCCACACAGTGGGCTATGGCCTGGGCCGGTCAACTCACGCAAGGGATGGATCGCACAGAATTGGGTCTGTTGTGGCAGCATCCCAAGGAGTACACCCAACTCACCACATCCACGGGGGCGATTGTGGGGACAATTCTGGCCGCTTACTTTGGCAATTTGCTCGGGCGTCGCGTGAGCTATTTTGCACTCTGTATTTTGTCTCTGCTCTCCGTCCTAGGTTTCTACCAATTGCAGAACCAGTATGGCCCGATGTTTCTGTTCACCTCATTTATTCTCGGAGTCATGACGGCGTCGTTCTATGGTTGGCTCCCGCTCTATCTGCCGGAACTTTTCTCGACGAGGCTGCGGGCGACAGGTCAGGGCTTTGCTTTCAATTTCGGGCGTGTCATCGCTGCCATTGGAGCTCTTCAGATTGGTTCATTGTTGGCACTTCTCAAGGATGTGCAGACTCTTGCGGGCGTTCAAGGAGGATATGCCGTCGCGTGCAGTGTCATCTGTCTGGTCTACATCGCTGGTGCGATCCTGATCTGGTTCGCTCCCGAAACCAATGGAAAAGGACTTCCTGAGTAG
- a CDS encoding prenyltransferase/squalene oxidase repeat-containing protein — MNLARCWTLLLSRNRTPHHHESSWRLCCGMVGLLLLADRCLNVAGQRLAIAQDGANQVSSSKPIPGWEVTPESEAALQKGLAWLARNQGTEGNWESEDLGLVGLGGLSFLAAGHLPQRGRYGDTVDRAFKYVLKKAKPSGLLNSADAQRDMYNHGLAAFVLGQAYGMTGDPQIGRVLDKSLRLISNTQCEDGGWDYRAKRQQHGHDLSLVVMQAKALRSAVDSGFEVRNDVVRLAIQSVRDHYKAENGARGFDEKAQEGPGQFTYDGNRTTLAMAACGVVCLQEFGQYDDWRIAKNMEQISREVSRIRPNRGSGEVPFDAYTLYYVGQAIYQTGGADWQKNYPALRDYLVASQVKRPENPGEDGSWRDTRWVHGKQGQLYGTAVACFILAMPNRYLPILQEGKIEGLKDQLSGPPAANKPR; from the coding sequence ATGAACCTTGCCAGATGCTGGACATTGCTGCTTTCTCGAAATCGAACTCCTCACCACCATGAGTCGTCTTGGCGTCTTTGCTGCGGTATGGTTGGCTTACTGCTGTTAGCAGATCGATGCCTTAATGTTGCGGGTCAGCGGCTCGCAATTGCTCAGGACGGAGCGAATCAAGTCAGTTCCAGCAAGCCGATCCCCGGTTGGGAAGTGACTCCAGAGAGCGAAGCAGCACTTCAGAAAGGGTTGGCCTGGCTCGCTCGAAATCAGGGGACCGAAGGGAACTGGGAGTCGGAAGATCTTGGTCTTGTCGGTCTCGGCGGTCTCTCGTTTCTAGCGGCAGGTCACCTGCCACAGCGGGGGCGGTATGGGGATACGGTTGATCGCGCATTCAAATATGTGCTCAAAAAAGCCAAACCTTCGGGGCTTCTCAATTCCGCTGATGCCCAACGCGATATGTACAACCACGGGCTCGCTGCTTTTGTGCTTGGGCAGGCTTACGGCATGACTGGCGACCCGCAAATTGGCCGCGTGCTCGATAAATCTTTAAGGCTGATATCGAATACCCAGTGCGAAGACGGGGGATGGGATTATCGCGCCAAAAGGCAGCAGCATGGCCATGATCTGAGTCTTGTCGTGATGCAGGCCAAGGCACTTCGAAGTGCTGTCGATAGTGGTTTCGAAGTGCGGAACGATGTCGTTCGCCTTGCGATACAGAGTGTGCGAGATCATTACAAAGCCGAAAATGGTGCTCGTGGCTTTGATGAGAAAGCTCAGGAAGGGCCTGGTCAGTTCACTTACGATGGGAATCGTACCACGCTCGCGATGGCAGCTTGCGGAGTTGTTTGTCTACAGGAGTTTGGCCAATACGACGACTGGCGGATTGCCAAGAACATGGAACAGATCTCGAGAGAAGTCAGTCGCATTCGCCCCAATCGTGGTAGTGGTGAAGTCCCTTTTGATGCTTATACGCTCTACTACGTCGGACAGGCAATTTATCAGACAGGTGGAGCCGACTGGCAGAAGAATTATCCTGCACTTCGAGATTATCTCGTCGCTTCCCAGGTCAAGCGTCCGGAGAATCCCGGTGAAGACGGCAGTTGGCGCGATACCCGCTGGGTGCATGGAAAACAGGGTCAACTCTACGGGACAGCCGTCGCCTGTTTTATTCTGGCAATGCCCAATCGATATCTGCCGATTCTCCAGGAAGGGAAGATCGAAGGCCTGAAAGATCAGTTATCCGGGCCACCTGCGGCGAATAAACCCCGGTAA